In Hamadaea flava, a genomic segment contains:
- a CDS encoding ATP-binding protein — translation MDSVDPPDPASATTADGFVTVLARFRVWSGNPSLRKLQQHAERPEALPPTTVSWILSGKGLPRLPRWEFVAAFVTACLRYSGTPQTPWVEVERWRQAWRTLARGQAASVTTTVPAQLPAPYRHFTGRETELNLLDTAYRTAGGIVAIVGPGGVGKTALAASWAHQRKDQFPDGQLYADLRGFHPDRPISADVALTGMLTALGVRPSAMPDDLPARSAFLRTLCADRRLLIILDNARDGEHVRPLLPGSDSCLVLVTSRDTLAGLVGRDGATRIRLGRLADEAALRLVNNVIRAAHAAGPPVEVLRPGPDSTELVDLCGGLPLALCIAGERAANGHDPIADVVAGLRDETRRLDLLSPEGDPQFAIRTVIEWSYRDLAPGARELFQVLSLHPGESWPVEAAAALAGVPVGEAASRLDLLARRHLVEHTGPQRYRLHDLVHAFAAERLRSADDDGLSPAAAQRLSTWYRRMITGMTAALDPAGYREPSWPSDVFSSAKQALAWGEQERATLRRLTTGGTDPELVCELAVALGSFYRAAKYTHDWIAVNRAGLVAARRCGDQAAQARLLTALGHAHLDLGQPANAAPFLAAALPLRAGTQDQRGLAVTLNSLAIAHRRTGRLGPAARRLREALAIQRAIGDRGGQALTLNNLGNVARDQGRFVAALRHLTESLTIEDGLAPRSSRCIVLCSLGETYHAMAAYDRAAAHFNRGLRLAEDLGDVWQQATLLTELGHTWSASGEPEAARDCWQRAERIFAARDDPRAAEVRAHLTGRRV, via the coding sequence ATGGATTCTGTGGATCCGCCGGATCCCGCTTCGGCGACGACCGCCGACGGTTTCGTCACCGTCCTCGCCCGCTTCCGGGTCTGGTCGGGTAACCCGTCCCTCCGAAAACTCCAGCAGCACGCCGAGCGACCCGAGGCGCTGCCGCCGACGACGGTCTCCTGGATCCTGAGCGGCAAGGGCCTGCCTCGGCTGCCGCGCTGGGAGTTCGTCGCCGCCTTCGTCACCGCCTGCCTGCGCTACAGCGGTACGCCGCAGACGCCGTGGGTCGAGGTAGAACGCTGGCGGCAGGCGTGGCGGACACTGGCCCGAGGGCAGGCCGCCAGCGTCACCACTACGGTGCCCGCACAGCTACCGGCGCCGTATCGCCACTTCACCGGGCGGGAGACGGAGCTGAACCTGCTCGACACGGCGTACCGGACGGCCGGGGGCATCGTGGCGATCGTCGGGCCGGGCGGCGTCGGCAAGACGGCCCTCGCCGCGAGCTGGGCACACCAACGCAAGGATCAGTTCCCCGACGGGCAGCTGTACGCCGACCTTCGCGGCTTCCACCCCGACCGGCCGATCTCGGCCGACGTCGCGCTGACCGGCATGCTCACCGCACTCGGCGTACGCCCCTCAGCGATGCCGGACGACCTGCCCGCACGCTCGGCCTTCCTGCGTACGCTGTGCGCCGATCGCCGGCTGCTCATCATCCTCGACAACGCCCGGGACGGCGAACACGTCCGGCCGCTGCTGCCCGGCAGCGACTCCTGCCTGGTGCTGGTCACCAGCCGGGACACGCTGGCCGGGCTGGTCGGACGAGACGGCGCCACCCGGATCCGGCTGGGCCGGCTCGCGGACGAGGCCGCCCTGCGCCTGGTGAACAACGTCATCCGGGCCGCGCACGCCGCCGGACCGCCGGTCGAAGTGCTGCGCCCCGGACCCGACAGCACCGAACTGGTCGACCTGTGCGGCGGGCTGCCCTTGGCCCTCTGCATCGCCGGGGAGCGTGCCGCCAACGGCCACGACCCGATCGCCGACGTCGTCGCCGGCCTGCGCGACGAGACCCGGCGACTGGACCTCTTGTCGCCCGAGGGAGACCCGCAGTTCGCCATCCGGACGGTGATCGAATGGTCCTACCGGGACCTCGCCCCCGGCGCCCGGGAGCTGTTCCAGGTGCTGTCGCTGCATCCGGGCGAGAGCTGGCCGGTTGAGGCGGCCGCCGCCCTGGCGGGGGTACCGGTCGGCGAGGCGGCGTCCCGGCTGGATCTGCTCGCCCGGCGGCACCTGGTCGAACACACCGGACCGCAACGCTATCGGCTGCACGATCTCGTGCACGCCTTCGCCGCGGAGCGGCTGCGCTCGGCCGACGATGACGGCCTCTCACCGGCCGCCGCCCAGCGACTGTCCACATGGTACCGACGCATGATCACGGGCATGACGGCCGCTCTCGACCCGGCCGGATACCGGGAGCCGAGTTGGCCCAGCGACGTCTTCTCGTCCGCCAAACAGGCGCTGGCGTGGGGCGAGCAGGAGCGAGCCACCCTGCGCCGGCTCACGACCGGCGGCACCGACCCGGAACTGGTCTGCGAGCTGGCCGTGGCGCTCGGATCCTTCTACCGGGCAGCCAAGTACACCCACGACTGGATCGCGGTCAACCGGGCCGGGCTGGTCGCCGCCCGCCGATGCGGCGATCAGGCGGCGCAGGCTCGGCTGCTCACCGCCCTCGGCCACGCGCACCTGGACTTGGGCCAGCCGGCCAACGCCGCACCGTTCCTGGCGGCGGCGTTGCCGTTGCGGGCCGGGACGCAGGATCAACGGGGGCTGGCCGTGACGCTCAACAGCCTCGCCATCGCCCATCGGCGTACCGGCCGGCTCGGTCCCGCCGCCCGCCGGCTTCGCGAGGCACTGGCCATCCAGCGTGCCATCGGCGACCGCGGCGGCCAGGCCCTGACCCTGAACAACCTCGGCAACGTCGCCCGCGACCAGGGCCGATTCGTCGCCGCACTGCGGCATCTCACCGAGTCACTGACCATTGAGGACGGCCTGGCGCCCAGGAGTTCCCGGTGCATCGTGCTGTGCAGTCTCGGCGAGACCTACCACGCGATGGCGGCGTACGACCGCGCCGCGGCCCACTTCAACCGCGGCTTGCGGCTGGCCGAAGACCTCGGTGACGTGTGGCAGCAGGCGACTCTGCTCACCGAACTCGGCCACACCTGGTCCGCCTCCGGCGAGCCGGAGGCGGCCCGCGACTGCTGGCAGCGCGCCGAGCGCATCTTCGCCGCCCGCGACGATCCCCGCGCAGCCGAAGTACGAGCGCACCTCACGGGACGGAGAGTCTAG